A part of Setaria viridis chromosome 8, Setaria_viridis_v4.0, whole genome shotgun sequence genomic DNA contains:
- the LOC117866226 gene encoding serine carboxypeptidase-like 42: MAAASWRDLALAMAAVGWVLGGCLVWAFPAEDLVARLPGQPPVTFRQFAGYVDVDVKAGRSLFYYFAEAQEDAAAKPLTLWLNGGPGCSSIGGGAFTELGPFYPRGDGRGLRLNKKSWNKASNLLFVESPAGVGWSYSNTSSDYNTGDVRTADDMYKFLLGWYKKFPEYRSRALFLTGESYAGHYIPQLTDVLLTHNEKSKGFKFNIKGVAIGNPLLKLDRDVPATYEYFWSHGMISDEIFLAISHSCDFEDYTFNDPHNESKSCNDAISEANTIVGQYVNNYDVILDVCYPSIVMQELRLRKYATKISVGVDVCMTYERFFYFNLPEVQQALHANRTHLKYQWGMCSDVLNYSNTDGNINILPILQRIVEHKIPLWVFSGDQDSVVPLLGSRTLVRELAHTMGLPVTVPYSTWFRKGQVGGWVTEYGNFLTFATVRGASHMVPFAQPDRALGLFRSIILGQRLPNTTNPPID; encoded by the exons ATGGCGGCGGCTTCCTGGAGGGACCTTGCTCTGGCAATGGCGGCCGTGGGCTGGGTTCTTGGCGGTTGTCTTGTGTGGGCGTTCCCGGCGGAGGATTTGGTGGCCAGGCTGCCGGGGCAGCCGCCGGTGACGTTCAGGCAGTTCGCCGGGTACGTCGACGTCGATGTCAAGGCCGGCCGGAGCCTCTTCTACTACTTCGCCGAGGCGcaggaggacgccgccgccaagccTCTCACGCTGTGGCTGAACGGAG GTCCCGGCTGTTCTTCGATTGGAGGTGGTGCTTTCACAGAACTAGGTCCATTTTATCCTAGAGGAGACGGCAGGGGTCTCAGATTGAACAAAAAGTCATGGAACAAAG CGTCCAATCTTTTGTTTGTCGAATCACCAGCTGGAGTTGGATGGTCTTACTCAAACACTTCATCAGACTACAACACTGGCGACGTGCGGACTG CGGATGACATGTACAAATTTTTGCTGGGATGGTACAAAAAATTCCCAGAGTACAGATCAAGAGCCTTGTTTCTTACTGGAGAGAGCTATGCAG GGCATTACATACCACAACTTACCGATGTACTACTTACACATAATGAGAAATCAAAGGGTTTCAAGTTCAATATCAAGGGTGTTGCT ATTGGGAATCCGCTTCTGAAGCTTGATAGGGATGTCCCTGCAACCTATGAGTATTTCTGGTCTCATGGCATGATCTCTGATGAAATATTTCTAGCGATCAGCCACAGTTGTGATTTTGAGGATTACACCTTCAATGACCCCCATAATGAGAGCAAGTCATGTAACGATGCCATATCTGAAGCAAACACTATAGTTGGGCAGTACGTCAACAACTACGATGTTATTCTCGATGTCTGCTACCCATCAATTGTGATGCAGGAGCTACGGCTGAGAAAATAT GCAACGAAAATCAGCGTGGGAGTGGATGTTTGCATGACCTATGAGAGGTTTTTCTATTTCAATCTTCCAGAAGTGCAGCAGGCTCTGCATGCTAATAGGACACATTTGAAGTATCAATGGGGCATGTGCAGTGA TGTCCTAAACTACAGCAATACGGATGGCAACATCAACATCTTGCCTATCCTTCAAAGAATTGTGGAGCACAAAATACCACTTTGGGTGTTCAG TGGTGATCAAGACTCTGTTGTGCCCTTGCTGGGCAGCCGAACCCTTGTGCGAGAGCTAGCTCACACCATGGGGTTACCTGTTACAGTTCCCTACAGTACTTGGTTCCGCAAAGGCCAG GTTGGAGGCTGGGTGACAGAGTATGGCAATTTTCTGACCTTCGCAACAGTGCGGGGTGCATCCCACATGGTGCCATTCGCACAGCCGGACCGGGCTCTCGGGCTATTTCGATCAATCATACTTGGACAAAGACTACCAAACACAACAAATCCACCCATTGACTAA
- the LOC117834313 gene encoding dirigent protein 1 — MMASLPSVFLSAAFLLAAAAYIRSSGTVGSSTATSTTHLHFFMHDDYTGPRPTAARIVSGRSLLPTLASSSDGDGNATATGSTLSRLLSSPRQFGDVVVLNNALTEGPGGDSARVGTAQGFAVRVSEGGIVSHLTMHMVLDAGEHRGSSVTANGRIDMDATVRESVVIGGTGKFRFARGYMLTRNYDYDLARGGIVEIDVYVQH; from the coding sequence ATGATGGCTTCCCTCCCATCCGTCTTCCTCagcgccgccttcctcctcgccgccgcggcctacATCCGCAGCTCCGGCACGGTTGGCAGCagcaccgccacctccaccacgcACCTCCACTTCTTCATGCACGACGACTACACCGGCCCGCGACCCACCGCCGCGCGGATCGTCTCCGGCAGGTCCCTCCTACCCACGTTGGCGTCGtccagcgacggcgacggcaacgCCACAGCCACCGGGAGCACGCTGTCACGGCTGCTCTCGTCGCCGCGGCAGTTCGGCGACGTGGTGGTGCTGAACAACGCGCTGACGGAGGGTCCCGGCGGCGACAGCGCCCGCGTCGGCACAGCGCAGGGGTTCGCCGTGCGCGTGTCGGAGGGCGGCATCGTATCGCACCTGACCATGCACATGGtcctcgacgccggcgagcaCCGGGGCAGCTCCGTGACGGCGAACGGCCGCATCGACATGGACGCGACGGTGCGGGAGTCGGTGGTCAtcggcggcacggggaagttTCGGTTCGCGCGCGGGTACATGCTCACCAGGAACTACGACTACGACCTCGCCCGCGGCGGCATCGTCGAGATCGACGTCTACGTGCAGCACTAG
- the LOC117866276 gene encoding uncharacterized protein → MASWIRIQRLTLRPLQSPITSSPSTCRLPAAPPVSAQKRQVGKTTPRRAKAKTPSPKIFDLPPPVLLPCPSLPNPPGQTLEEPAAIPPEASGLGESAAMSRRRASQVQAQAQAQALIDLDSDAEDESQNKRSRTSRTTALKTSGRPKHVLPSFYDNLPKNRSSRNATSRRDKGNQDKLNTDIFELYMEDLWKHIDEDKKSAYAYFDSLWFNMYYRGRNIPNVLKWIKAKRIFSRQYVFVPIVCSGHWSLLVLCHFDEANCSDIKKGPRMIVLDSLNTTDPTRLQSYIRKFIVDIYETEEREESKQFINKIRLEFPKVPQQNGDECGIYVLYFIQCFLQNKKLAEVLENKKLEEDFTQLLDDGWFNPEELENFRKDIHSFQANRNSEIADYGT, encoded by the exons ATGGCGTCATGGATCAGGATCCAACGGCTCACCCTCCGTCCCCTCCAAAGCCCCATCACATCCAGCCCGTCCACGTGTCGCCTCCCGGCCGCTCCCCCTGTCTCCGCGCAGAAAAGGCAGGTGGGGAAGACGACGCCGCGGCGAGCCAAGGCAAAAACCCCTTCCCCCAAAATTTTTGATCTCCCTCCTCCGGTCCTCCTCCCCTGCCCCTCCCTACCAAATCCGCCGGGCCAAACCCTAGAGGAGCCGGCCGCCATTCCCCCGGAGGCGAGCGGGTTGGGGGAGAGCGCCGCCatgagccgccgccgcgccagccaggtgcaggcgcaggcgcaggcgcaggcgctcATCGACCTGGACAGCGACGCTGAGGATG AGTCCCAAAATAAGCGTTCCCGAACAAGTAGAACGACAGCATTGAAGACATCTGGGAGACCCAAACATGTATTACCTTCCTTTTATGATAACCTCCCCAAAAACAGAAGCTCACGCAATGCAACTAGCAGGAGGGACAAGGGGAATCAAGACAAGTTGAATACTGATATTTTTGAATTATACATGGA GGATCTTTGGAAGCACATTGATGAAGACAAGAAGAGTGCTTATGCGTACTTTGATTCTTTATGGTTTAACATGTATTACCGTGGGCGTAATATACCAAATGTCCTTAAATGGATAAAGGCTAAGAGAATATTTTCAAGACAATATGTTTTTGTTCCTATTGTTTGTTC TGGACACTGGAGCCTCCTTGTCTTATGCCACTTTGACGAGGCAAACTGCTCGGATATTAAGAAGGGACCACGCATGATAGTACTGGACTCACTTAATACGACAGATCCGACGAGGTTGCAATCATACATCAGAAA ATTCATTGTTGACATTTACGAAACCGAAGAGCGGGAAGAAAGCAAGCAGTTCATTAACAAAATCCGCCTCGAATTTCCCAAG GTGCCACAGCAAAATGGGGATGAGTGTGGGATTTATGTTCTTTATTTCATCCAGTGTTTTCTTCAGAACAAAAAACTAGCAGAAGTTCTTGAAAACAAAAAATTGGAAGAAGATTTCACCCAGCTG CTTGATGATGGCTGGTTTAACCCAGAGGAACTAGAGAACTTCCGCAAGGATATCCATTCGTTCCAAGC GAATCGGAATAGCGAAATTGCAGATTATGGTACATAA